A DNA window from Halorussus salinus contains the following coding sequences:
- a CDS encoding COG1361 family protein yields MTTARLLACLVVVVSAAASGVAPAVAASAGAADTPAKESVSSGEEPAALDTAAAQSSTPTLVTVRTSLNDTQPEAGSNVTLTTHVENVEDGDGDVYVETVEIRRQSDGEVLAEKTPNKRLWSGQRLESAQSFALEEPGEHDLTVHLELRRTDKTDYVVEQPVGITVYDPHPKMTVETEPTLPGSRTTLNFSLSNGNDEEIRSVEVRLRGDGVSVKDNRRSVAKLAATSTEQFAFEVSGDTEGTANLTADLEYTTANGTHRSVTRTLRPTFTPLSSPGAIELTGLSVVRRGQTLQISGSASNVGTTDVLGVTVGVKSGENVSPGQSTAEYFVGKVASSDFTSFKVRAQLDGNVSTVTVPLRVSYIVDDVRRNRTVSVTYDVPQRPAEPATSESGSSLPLSLPLVGGGLVGLVALAGGWRWFRGD; encoded by the coding sequence ATGACGACGGCACGACTCCTCGCGTGTCTGGTCGTCGTCGTCTCGGCGGCCGCCTCCGGAGTCGCCCCCGCGGTCGCCGCCTCCGCCGGAGCGGCCGATACTCCCGCGAAGGAGTCGGTCTCCTCTGGCGAAGAACCTGCCGCCCTCGACACCGCCGCGGCCCAGTCCAGTACGCCGACGCTCGTGACGGTCAGGACATCGCTGAACGACACCCAACCGGAAGCGGGGTCGAACGTCACGCTCACGACGCACGTCGAGAACGTCGAAGACGGAGACGGCGACGTGTACGTCGAGACCGTCGAGATACGCCGACAGTCCGACGGCGAGGTACTCGCGGAGAAGACCCCGAACAAGCGACTCTGGTCCGGCCAGCGTCTCGAAAGCGCACAGTCGTTCGCCTTGGAGGAACCGGGCGAACACGACCTCACGGTCCACCTCGAGTTACGCCGCACCGATAAGACCGACTACGTAGTCGAGCAACCGGTCGGAATCACCGTCTACGACCCCCATCCCAAGATGACGGTCGAGACCGAACCGACCCTCCCCGGCAGTCGAACGACGCTGAACTTCTCGCTGTCGAACGGAAACGACGAGGAGATTCGGAGCGTCGAAGTCCGACTCCGGGGTGACGGCGTGTCGGTGAAGGACAACCGCCGAAGCGTCGCGAAACTGGCCGCAACGTCTACCGAGCAGTTCGCGTTCGAGGTGAGCGGCGATACCGAGGGAACCGCGAATCTGACCGCAGATCTCGAATACACGACTGCGAACGGGACTCACCGGAGCGTCACCCGGACGCTTCGGCCGACGTTCACCCCGCTTTCGAGTCCCGGAGCCATCGAACTCACCGGCCTCTCGGTCGTGCGCCGCGGCCAGACGCTCCAGATTTCCGGGAGCGCGAGCAACGTCGGGACGACCGACGTACTCGGCGTGACCGTCGGCGTGAAGTCGGGCGAGAACGTCTCGCCCGGTCAATCGACCGCCGAATACTTCGTCGGTAAAGTGGCGTCGAGCGACTTCACCTCGTTCAAGGTTCGGGCGCAACTCGACGGGAACGTCTCGACGGTGACGGTTCCGCTGCGGGTCAGCTACATCGTGGACGACGTGCGCCGGAATCGGACCGTCTCGGTGACCTACGACGTACCCCAACGCCCCGCGGAACCGGCCACTTCCGAGTCGGGGTCGTCGCTCCCGCTATCACTGCCGCTCGTCGGCGGCGGTCTCGTCGGACTGGTCGCGCTCGCGGGCGGTTGGAGGTGGTTCCGTGGCGACTGA
- a CDS encoding branched-chain amino acid ABC transporter permease, which produces MSVADRLPGSIGDRLPDGSGDTALVFGGALALLAALFLLTPISATLPGALYVFLEVAILFAIYGVLVLGLDLQYGHTGLVNFGHVVFFAAGGYTVAMLSAEDPFAGIGLGFPWPLALVAGIVVAGLLGAVVGATSLRLRDDFLAIATLATAEIFHSLFVNFRGVFGGNTGILGVPQPIKDLAGNTDTTLLATLLLFGGVCAIVFAVVTRLTDSPYGRVLRAIRADELVTRSVGKSTFTYKMQSFVYGAALAGLAGGLFALYNGAVAPGYFTIQVTVTVWIGMLLGGASNHRAVLAGLAVIMGLRLASRFALGVAPVSADAFASIRLIFVGLVLVAVIRYRPAGIWGDAKELGVDT; this is translated from the coding sequence GTGAGCGTCGCCGACCGCCTCCCCGGAAGCATCGGCGACCGCCTCCCCGACGGGAGCGGCGACACGGCGCTCGTCTTCGGGGGCGCGTTGGCCCTGCTGGCGGCGCTGTTCCTGCTGACGCCCATCAGCGCGACGCTCCCCGGCGCGCTGTACGTCTTCTTGGAGGTCGCCATCCTGTTCGCCATCTACGGCGTCCTCGTGCTGGGGTTGGACCTCCAGTACGGCCACACTGGGCTGGTCAACTTCGGCCACGTGGTCTTCTTCGCGGCCGGGGGCTACACGGTCGCGATGCTGTCGGCCGAGGACCCCTTCGCGGGTATCGGCCTCGGCTTCCCGTGGCCGCTGGCGCTCGTCGCCGGAATCGTCGTCGCGGGACTCCTCGGCGCGGTCGTCGGGGCGACCTCGCTCCGACTCCGGGACGACTTTCTGGCCATCGCCACGCTGGCGACCGCCGAGATATTCCACTCGCTGTTCGTCAACTTCCGCGGCGTCTTCGGCGGGAACACCGGCATCCTCGGCGTGCCACAGCCGATCAAGGACCTCGCGGGCAACACCGACACGACGCTACTGGCGACCCTGCTGTTGTTCGGCGGCGTCTGCGCAATCGTCTTCGCGGTCGTGACGCGACTCACCGACTCGCCGTACGGCCGGGTCCTGCGGGCCATCCGCGCCGACGAACTCGTCACGCGATCGGTCGGCAAGTCCACGTTCACCTACAAGATGCAGTCGTTCGTCTACGGCGCGGCGCTCGCCGGACTCGCTGGCGGCCTGTTCGCGCTCTACAACGGCGCGGTCGCGCCCGGCTACTTCACGATTCAGGTGACGGTGACGGTCTGGATTGGGATGCTTTTGGGCGGCGCGTCGAACCACCGCGCGGTGCTGGCTGGCCTCGCGGTCATCATGGGCCTGCGACTCGCCTCGCGGTTCGCGCTCGGCGTCGCGCCGGTCTCGGCGGACGCGTTCGCCTCCATCCGACTCATCTTCGTCGGTCTCGTCCTCGTCGCGGTCATCCGGTACCGCCCGGCGGGCATCTGGGGCGACGCGAAGGAACTGGGGGTGGACACGTGA
- a CDS encoding ABC transporter ATP-binding protein codes for MRSRNVVKEYDSGEEVLRALKGIDIEVRPGEFVAVVGPSGSGKSTLLNQLGLLDTPTEGTVSVRGTAVSDLSIAERTRLRKRTVGFVFQNFYLIPTLSAVENVKVPRLLDGDRSATHDLATDLLERVGLGDRLGHLPNELSGGQKQRVAVARSLVNEPDLVLADEPTGNLDQDTGSQVLAEFGRITDDGVAVVAVTHDEQVTEFADRTIELVDGRIR; via the coding sequence ATCCGCTCGCGAAACGTCGTCAAAGAGTACGACTCCGGCGAGGAGGTCCTGCGTGCGCTCAAGGGTATCGATATCGAAGTTCGTCCCGGCGAGTTCGTCGCGGTCGTCGGCCCGAGCGGGAGCGGCAAATCGACGCTGTTGAACCAACTCGGACTGCTCGACACGCCCACGGAGGGCACGGTCTCGGTCCGGGGAACCGCGGTGAGCGACCTCTCTATCGCCGAGCGGACGCGACTGCGCAAGCGCACCGTCGGGTTCGTCTTCCAGAACTTCTATCTCATCCCGACGCTGTCGGCCGTCGAGAACGTGAAGGTGCCTCGGCTGCTCGACGGCGACCGGTCGGCGACCCACGACCTCGCCACGGACCTGCTGGAACGGGTCGGTCTCGGCGACCGACTCGGCCACCTCCCGAACGAACTCTCCGGCGGCCAGAAACAGCGCGTCGCGGTCGCGCGGTCGCTGGTCAACGAACCCGACCTCGTGCTGGCCGACGAACCCACCGGGAACTTGGACCAAGACACCGGGTCGCAGGTCCTCGCGGAGTTCGGTCGCATCACCGACGACGGCGTCGCGGTCGTCGCCGTCACCCACGACGAACAGGTGACGGAGTTCGCCGACCGAACCATCGAACTCGTGGACGGACGAATACGATGA
- a CDS encoding ABC transporter permease, with protein sequence MMEWLFERFPLAMLARRNLSRAKTRSALAMLGVVIGVVAIASLGVFGVAFKLSFLQGATFGNTVLVMPGEDANFTLSQSQVSKVKSNVDADDEVYAMKQRRGRLSHLRQSGPVSVYGLEEARQYLSTKRGRIPNTWRKQVLVGAETAATYGVGPGSSVTLDGKSYRVAGVLEDQPRGGAFQSLDDGVLVPMSTFEEDQYSQVQIRTDSPTEANRTAVMLRERLGFGREDRYRIVDFKDSIERFNEQMSTINLFLLGVGGISLLVAGISILNVQLMSVIERREEIGVLRAVGYGRFDILKLMLGESALLGLVGALVGAVLSLGLGLLINRQLLGDPFAFTAKGFQYIGLGLAFGVGAAVISGLYPAWKAANERPVEALRD encoded by the coding sequence ATGATGGAGTGGCTGTTCGAGCGGTTTCCGCTGGCGATGCTCGCCCGCAGGAACCTCTCTCGGGCCAAAACTCGGTCGGCGCTGGCGATGCTCGGCGTCGTCATCGGCGTCGTCGCCATCGCCTCGCTCGGCGTGTTCGGCGTCGCGTTCAAACTGTCGTTCCTCCAAGGCGCGACGTTCGGGAACACGGTCCTCGTCATGCCGGGCGAGGACGCCAACTTCACGCTCTCGCAGAGTCAGGTCTCGAAGGTGAAGTCGAACGTGGACGCCGACGACGAGGTGTACGCGATGAAACAGCGCCGCGGGCGGCTGTCGCATCTCCGGCAGTCCGGGCCGGTCTCCGTCTACGGTCTCGAGGAGGCCCGCCAGTACCTCTCGACGAAGCGCGGGCGGATACCGAACACGTGGCGCAAGCAGGTGCTGGTCGGCGCGGAGACCGCCGCCACCTACGGCGTAGGTCCCGGCAGTAGCGTCACGCTCGACGGCAAGTCGTACCGAGTCGCGGGCGTCCTCGAAGACCAACCCCGCGGCGGCGCGTTCCAGAGCCTCGACGATGGCGTTCTCGTCCCGATGTCGACGTTCGAGGAGGATCAGTACTCGCAGGTTCAGATTCGGACCGATTCGCCGACCGAAGCCAACCGGACCGCGGTGATGCTCCGTGAGCGTCTGGGCTTCGGCCGCGAGGACCGCTACCGCATCGTCGATTTCAAAGACTCCATCGAGCGGTTCAACGAGCAGATGTCGACCATCAACCTCTTTCTCCTCGGGGTCGGGGGCATCTCGTTGCTCGTGGCGGGCATCTCCATCCTGAACGTCCAGTTGATGAGCGTCATCGAGCGCCGCGAGGAGATCGGCGTCCTCCGGGCGGTCGGCTACGGCCGGTTCGACATCCTCAAGCTCATGCTCGGGGAGTCGGCGCTCCTCGGACTCGTCGGCGCGCTCGTCGGTGCCGTGTTGAGTCTCGGACTCGGGCTGCTCATCAACCGGCAACTGCTCGGGGACCCATTCGCGTTCACCGCGAAGGGGTTCCAGTACATCGGACTCGGACTCGCGTTCGGGGTCGGTGCGGCGGTCATCAGCGGACTCTACCCCGCGTGGAAGGCCGCCAACGAGCGTCCGGTCGAGGCGCTCCGGGACTGA
- a CDS encoding ABC transporter ATP-binding protein has protein sequence MSLLDVSALDAGYGELQVLSNVDLHVEEGEYVTIVGPNGAGKSTAMKAVFGIADRLDGSITFDGGDIGDMDPEEVIHEGLSYVPQVDNVFPSLTVEENLRLGAYILDETPEERRRAVFERFPILEERLDANAGTLSGGQQQMLAMGAALMLDPDLLLLDEPSAGLAPDLVTEMFDRVDAVNDSGTAVLMVEQNAKEALRRCDRGYVLAQGENRYEGSGRDLLGDDEVRKQFLGG, from the coding sequence GTGAGCCTCCTCGACGTGTCGGCCCTCGACGCGGGCTACGGCGAGCTACAGGTCCTCTCGAACGTGGACCTCCACGTCGAGGAGGGCGAGTACGTCACCATCGTCGGTCCGAACGGGGCTGGCAAGTCCACCGCGATGAAGGCCGTCTTCGGCATCGCCGACCGACTGGACGGCTCCATCACCTTCGACGGGGGCGACATCGGCGACATGGACCCCGAGGAGGTCATCCACGAGGGACTGAGCTACGTCCCGCAGGTGGACAACGTGTTCCCGTCGCTGACGGTCGAGGAGAACCTGCGACTCGGCGCGTACATCCTCGACGAGACGCCCGAGGAACGCCGCCGGGCCGTCTTCGAGCGGTTCCCCATCCTCGAAGAGCGACTCGACGCGAACGCCGGGACGCTCTCGGGCGGCCAACAGCAGATGCTCGCGATGGGCGCGGCGCTGATGCTGGACCCCGACCTCCTCTTACTCGACGAGCCGTCGGCTGGACTCGCGCCCGACCTCGTGACCGAGATGTTCGACCGCGTGGACGCGGTCAACGACTCGGGCACGGCCGTCCTGATGGTCGAACAGAACGCCAAGGAGGCCCTGCGGCGGTGCGACCGCGGCTACGTGTTGGCCCAAGGCGAGAACCGCTACGAAGGCTCGGGCCGGGACCTCCTCGGCGACGACGAGGTTCGCAAGCAGTTCCTCGGCGGCTGA
- a CDS encoding ABC transporter ATP-binding protein: protein MTLLDVDGIVKEFGGLRAIDRLSLSVEEGELVGVMGPNGAGKSTFFNCVSGVLTPDDGQVRFAGEEVTGDSPEELARKGLVRTFQRTRELETMTVRDNVRLAAPEQPGERTLPALLRTDGMQTTEREVRERADELIEAFELDHLEDEYSSNLSGGQRKLLELARVLMLEPDLLMLDEPFAGVNPSLTRDIADRIRELNDEGMTVVIIEHELETLTELVDRLVVLQQGSLLVEGDPEEVLADERVIEAYLGE from the coding sequence GTGACCCTCCTCGACGTGGACGGCATCGTCAAGGAGTTCGGCGGCCTCCGGGCCATCGACCGGCTCTCGCTGTCGGTCGAGGAGGGCGAACTCGTGGGCGTGATGGGTCCCAACGGGGCCGGGAAGTCCACGTTCTTCAACTGCGTCAGCGGCGTGCTGACGCCCGACGACGGACAGGTCCGATTCGCGGGCGAGGAGGTGACCGGCGACTCCCCCGAGGAGCTAGCCCGGAAGGGACTGGTCCGGACGTTCCAGCGGACCCGCGAGTTGGAGACGATGACCGTCCGGGACAACGTGCGACTGGCCGCGCCCGAGCAACCCGGCGAGCGGACGCTTCCCGCGCTCCTGCGCACGGACGGAATGCAGACCACCGAGCGCGAGGTCCGCGAGCGCGCGGACGAACTCATCGAGGCGTTCGAGTTGGACCACCTCGAAGACGAGTACTCCAGCAACCTCTCGGGCGGCCAGCGCAAACTGCTGGAACTCGCGCGGGTGCTGATGCTCGAACCGGACCTGCTGATGCTGGACGAACCGTTCGCGGGGGTCAACCCCTCGCTGACCCGCGACATCGCCGACCGCATCCGCGAACTGAACGACGAGGGGATGACGGTCGTCATCATCGAACACGAGTTGGAGACGCTGACCGAACTCGTGGACCGACTCGTCGTCCTCCAGCAGGGGAGCCTCCTCGTGGAGGGCGACCCCGAGGAGGTACTGGCGGACGAGCGCGTCATCGAGGCGTACCTCGGAGAGTGA
- a CDS encoding NAD(P)/FAD-dependent oxidoreductase, which produces MDVVVVGGGIVGLSSAYALAERGANVTLAEKGSLGMGSTARSAGGIRMQFSTEVNVRLSLASMEVWDGFADEFGVNIEHRRPGYLFLARSDGTAERFRADVAMQNDLGVGSEYLSPAEAREHCPGLRDEEFVAAQYNAEDGFADPNLAVQGYAEAAREAGADIRTKTAVRDVLTDDSGVVGVETDDERIDADFVVNAAGAWASRVAELAGLDLPIHPRRRQIATVEPTTPVPEDVPLTIDLDTGSYFRPERDGAALVGGQFGDEDPDVDPDAYSESMDIEWAATAVERAADCATYFDADSRIKRGWAGLYAVTPDHHPIIEETAPGFVTAAGFSGHGFQHAPATGTLVAQLCLDGEASLVDVSSLSSDRFGDEGGELVEQNVA; this is translated from the coding sequence ATGGACGTTGTCGTGGTCGGCGGCGGAATCGTCGGACTCTCCTCGGCGTACGCGCTCGCGGAGCGCGGCGCGAACGTCACGCTCGCGGAGAAGGGGTCGCTCGGGATGGGAAGCACCGCGCGTTCGGCGGGCGGCATCAGGATGCAGTTCTCGACGGAGGTCAACGTCAGGCTCTCGCTGGCGAGCATGGAAGTCTGGGACGGCTTCGCCGACGAGTTCGGCGTGAACATCGAACATCGGCGACCGGGCTATCTCTTTCTCGCGCGGAGCGACGGGACCGCCGAACGGTTCCGGGCCGACGTGGCGATGCAGAACGACCTCGGCGTCGGCAGTGAGTACCTCTCGCCCGCCGAGGCCCGCGAACACTGCCCCGGACTCCGGGACGAGGAGTTCGTCGCGGCCCAGTACAACGCCGAGGACGGTTTCGCGGACCCGAACCTCGCCGTACAGGGGTACGCCGAGGCGGCCCGCGAGGCCGGAGCGGACATTCGAACGAAGACGGCGGTTCGGGACGTGCTGACCGACGATTCGGGCGTCGTCGGCGTCGAGACCGACGACGAGCGCATCGACGCCGACTTCGTGGTGAACGCCGCCGGAGCGTGGGCGAGTCGGGTCGCCGAACTGGCTGGCCTCGACCTGCCGATACACCCCCGGCGACGCCAGATTGCGACGGTCGAACCGACGACGCCGGTCCCCGAAGACGTGCCTCTGACCATCGACCTCGACACGGGGTCGTACTTCCGACCCGAGCGCGACGGCGCGGCGCTGGTCGGGGGACAGTTTGGCGACGAGGACCCCGACGTGGACCCGGACGCCTACTCGGAGTCGATGGACATCGAGTGGGCGGCGACCGCGGTCGAGCGCGCGGCCGACTGCGCGACCTACTTCGACGCCGACTCGCGCATCAAGCGCGGGTGGGCCGGGTTGTACGCCGTGACGCCCGACCACCACCCGATTATCGAGGAGACCGCGCCGGGGTTCGTCACCGCGGCCGGGTTCTCGGGTCACGGCTTCCAGCACGCCCCGGCGACCGGGACGTTGGTCGCCCAACTCTGTCTGGACGGCGAGGCGTCGCTCGTAGACGTGAGTTCACTGTCGAGCGACCGGTTCGGCGACGAGGGCGGGGAGTTGGTCGAGCAGAACGTCGCGTGA